One genomic window of Odocoileus virginianus isolate 20LAN1187 ecotype Illinois chromosome 8, Ovbor_1.2, whole genome shotgun sequence includes the following:
- the LOC139036240 gene encoding histone chaperone ASF1B, producing the protein MAKVSVLNVAVLENPSPFHSPFRFEISFECNEALADDLEWKIIYVGSAESEEFDQILDSVLVGPVPAGRHMFVFQADAPNPSLIPETDAVGVTVVLITCTYHGQEFIRVGYYVNNEYLSPELRENPPLKPDFSQLQRNILASNPRVTRFHINWDNNMDRLEAIENQDSALGCSLPLSCTPIKGLGLPGCIPGLLPENSMDCI; encoded by the coding sequence ATGGCTAAAGTGTCAGTATTGAACGTGGCGGTGCTGGAGAATCCGAGCCCTTTCCACAGCCCTTTCCGGTTCGAGATCAGCTTTGAGTGCAATGAGGCCCTGGCAGACGACCTGGAGTGGAAGATCATTTATGTTGGCTCAGCCGAGAGCGAGGAGTTTGATCAAATCCTGGACTCAGTACTGGTTGGCCCTGTCCCGGCAGGGAGACACATGTTCGTCTTTCAGGCGGATGCCCCCAACCCATCCCTCATCCCGGAGACCGATGCCGTGGGAGTGACCGTGGTCCTCATCACCTGCACCTACCATGGACAGGAGTTCATCCGAGTGGGCTACTATGTCAACAATGAGTACCTCAGCCCCGAGCTGCGCGAGAACCCGCCCCTGAAACCAGACTTCTCTCAGCTCCAGCGGAACATCTTGGCCTCAAACCCCCGGGTGACCCGCTTCCACATCAACTGGGACAACAACATGGACAGGCTGGAGGCCATAGAGAACCAGGACTCCGCCCTGGGCTGCAGTCTCCCCCTCAGCTGCACCCCCATCAAGGGCTTGGGTCTCCCCGGCTGCATCCCAGGCCTCctccctgagaattccatggactgcatctaA